The Huiozyma naganishii CBS 8797 chromosome 6, complete genome genome includes a window with the following:
- the SPS2 gene encoding Sps2p (similar to Saccharomyces cerevisiae SPS22 (YCL048W) and SPS2 (YDR522C); ancestral locus Anc_1.25), with protein sequence MRVTLLSLMPLFTAASIISKNDRVDSRYIVVKDDTTLEKQNEEPDICNKDKIIINSLSDWEKIQTSCKIVKGALEFGERYDETELDLAPIQKVEEDLTIMNCKKLRVLKSSTLEEIGGKLSIVNITSLASVEFPSLNSIDKVEIKVLPVLSKMELGSNLAGISQYTVSDTAISNMDQLRNLKDIEFIDINNNRFLDQVNFDKIRKISHNCRLHGNAKSMELSFPELEKVGNMSVRGVSTVNLPKLKAVDSSLEFHENTFKTLEVLKLQSIEGSLGIVDNSNLRKLNFSQVANINGGLIISNNTELTKLQDFPNLKSVGGGLRFEGCFNDTYFPSLKVVRGSALINSTSEDFDCEKWISGKTNKKSIIRGGSVVCKSNKGQKTAKVDNDGKMTEKKEISTNKTDDIDRTRKWEESTKETNNSQISGAHSRTFAIGTVVALFGLSLFMSL encoded by the coding sequence ATGAGAGTTACACTACTGTCTCTAATGCCACTTTTTACCGCTGCATCTAtcatttcaaagaatgaCCGTGTTGATTCAAGGTACATCGTTGTTAAGGATGATACTACCCTGGAGAAGCAAAATGAAGAACCTGATATTTGTAATAAGGACAAGATAATTATCAATAGTCTATCTGACTGGGAGAAGATACAGACAAGCTGCAAAATAGTGAAGGGGGCACTAGAATTCGGTGAGAGATATGATGAAACTGAGCTGGATCTGGCCCCAATTCAAAAAGTCGAAGAGGATCTCACGATCATGAATTGTAAGAAGTTAAGAGTGCTGAAGTCCTCAACATTAGAGGAAATAGGTGGCAAGCTCTCCATTGTCAATATCACATCGCTGGCTTCTGTGGAATTTCCTTCGCTAAATAGCATTGATAAAGTAGAAATAAAGGTGTTACCTGTGTTGAGTAAAATGGAACTGGGGAGTAATTTGGCGGGCATTTCGCAATATACAGTATCGGATACTGCCATTTCTAACATGGATCAGTTGAGGAATCTTAAAGATATTGAATTTATCGACATCAATAACAATCGGTTTTTGGACCAGGTCAATTTTGACAAGATAAGAAAGATTAGCCACAATTGCCGATTGCATGGAAACGCAAAGTCAATGGAACTTAGCTTTCCTGAATTAGAGAAGGTAGGCAATATGTCTGTTAGAGGTGTTTCAACAGTTAATTTGCCAAAACTGAAAGCTGTAGACAGTTCGTTGGAGTTCCATGAAAACACATTCAAAACTTTAGAGGTTCTAAAGTTGCAGAGCATTGAGGGCTCGTTAGGCATCGTTGATAACTCGAATTTGAGAAAGTTGAATTTCTCTCAAGTGGCGAACATCAATGGGGGGTTGATTATATCAAATAACACTGAATTGACAAAACTTCAAGACTTCcccaatttgaaaagtgTTGGAGGTGGTCTTAGATTTGAGGGTTGTTTTAATGACACGTACTTCCCCAGTTTGAAAGTGGTAAGAGGCAGTGCCTTGATCAATAGTACATCAGAAGATTTTGATTGCGAAAAATGGATCTCAGgaaaaacaaataaaaaGTCCATTATCCGTGGAGGGAGTGTGGTATGTAAGTCGAACAAGGGCCAGAAGACCGCCAAAGTGGATAATGATGGGAAAATGACtgagaaaaaggaaatatCGACAAACAAGACTGACGATATCGACCGGACGCGCAAATGGGAGGAGTCAACCAAAGAGACTAACAATTCACAAATTTCGGGTGCTCATTCACGTACATTTGCCATTGGAACAGTAGTAGCTCTTTTTGGATTGTCGCTTTTCATGTCTTTGTGA
- the URC2 gene encoding Urc2p (similar to Saccharomyces cerevisiae YDR520C; ancestral locus Anc_1.26) has protein sequence MNAEGSAKDNTHTVSAEVITHSKCAAEEGCPQTEKREPAEKDTLEEAPSTENRKIRRPRKKRKVSSCATCRKFKTRCDFEYTVGKCYRCNILKLDCSLSFAKPGKDEPGVYALGLVEKDHPPCEDRDGQGSATLSISSHVTKDTVVSSGHDKESSTHTGLEERLGALERNFESMSNRIDCILNLLQDPTARLTHKPPLAPEQTDLTAEASTAPVGHTRTMGSNNTSVSHSLVGGYKLKECPFQILNHIDDVFFPLTTTSEKEAHDREQRPSAVARVNFLRYYEKHQFLCHKLVKQFLVNSHFWIIPGGVKEIDGNFARGHLFITSVYTIIAMCSEDNDRYAAEQEELYPLVERLLTNTLTMFDKLKDFDIEAILYCCMFHISKKSKRHRQLKYNALVLSNFALFTLLHNIDFDKIKERISSEQEYNMSDLYHLRILNSLTACYLEHSISYGTITVLPDTLRDLNNLTAKFPQSNFGDDIKISEINLADVVNTLFSNFGAYFRRLLATSITENLNNRILILAELQEWYDNWAELLARDGASVLLFTYNFYHTMILRSFLTEFSEELIGHPNFLDSILITMKKHCFSLLNGFLRLPASLIRGAPILTSSQLVYACLTLCDFLHWYNVTDRHQILNLCTRVYWHLNSIGEKSNEVTENVGKIIISIVTTSKTRASQIDLPLLQKGVLDIPGTESLKPPLRSVCDITSLPAHANLMRVGETTVDLTTLNSTVADSQKEDAEPSLLNNINRFDTFEDFFEEFLDQLKPNAKQIFEKPSSSAIFKEDRRSDVRK, from the coding sequence ATGAATGCAGAAGGAAGTGCGAAAGATAATACACATACCGTATCAGCTGAAGTGATTACACATAGCAAGTGCGCGGCGGAAGAAGGTTGTCCTCAGACCGAGAAAAGGGAGCCTGCGGAGAAAGACACGCTAGAAGAAGCCCCTTCCACTGAAAACCGAAAGATCAGAAGGCCGAGAAAGAAGCGTAAGGTTTCTAGCTGCGCCACATGTAGAAAGTTCAAAACAAGGTGTGACTTTGAATACACTGTTGGTAAATGTTATCGATGCAACATATTGAAATTAGACTGCTCCCTTTCATTTGCAAAACCCGGAAAAGATGAACCTGGTGTTTATGCTTTAGGTCTTGTGGAAAAAGATCACCCGCCATGTGAGGATAGAGATGGGCAAGGTTCTGCCACCTTGAGCATTAGTAGTCATGTGACCAAAGACACTGTTGTCAGCTCAGGCCATGATAAAGAATCATCTACCCACACCGGCCTAGAAGAGAGATTAGGTGCTCTGGAGCGCAACTTTGAGTCCATGAGTAACAGAATTGATTGCATATTGAATCTTTTGCAGGACCCCACAGCACGTTTGACACATAAACCACCCCTTGCCCCGGAACAGACAGATTTGACAGCAGAGGCGTCGACAGCCCCCGTGGGTCACACTAGGACGATGGGATCCAATAATACTAGCGTATCACACTCACTTGTAGGTGGCTATAAGCTGAAAGAATGCcctttccaaattttgaatCACATCGATGATGTATTTTTCCCACTAACCACGACTTCTGAAAAGGAAGCGCATGATAGAGAGCAGAGACCGTCTGCAGTCGCAAGAGTTAACTTTCTCAGATATTATGAGAAAcatcaatttctttgtcATAAACTAGTAaagcagtttcttgtcaaCTCACATTTCTGGATAATACCTGGCGGAGTCAAAGAGATTGACGGTAATTTTGCTCGCGGACACTTATTCATCACCAGTGTTTATACTATAATCGCAATGTGTTCCGAAGATAATGACCGGTATGCTGcagagcaagaagaactgtATCCACTTGTTGAACGCTTACTGACAAATACGCTAACCATGTTCGACAAACTGAAGGATTTTGATATCGAAGCCATTCTATACTGTTGCATGTTCCATatatcgaagaaatcgaaaagACATCGCCAGTTGAAATATAACGCTTTGGTTTTAAGTAACTTTGCATTGTTCACTCTTCTTCACAACATAGACTTTGATAAGATTAAAGAGAGAATATCATCAGAACAGGAATACAACATGTCGGATCTGTACCACCTGAGGATTTTGAATTCTTTGACTGCCTGCTACTTAGAACATTCAATCTCTTACGGAACAATTACAGTGTTACCAGACACGCTGAGGGACTTAAATAACTTGACAGCCAAATTTCCTCAATCCAATTTTGGTGACGATATTAAGATAAGCGAGATAAACCTGGCAGATGTGGTTAATACCTTATTCAGCAATTTTGGCGCATATTTCAGAAGGTTGCTGGCAACGTCCATAACAGAAAACCTCAACAACCGCATACTGATTTTGGCAGAGTTGCAAGAGTGGTATGATAACTGGGCCGAGCTTTTAGCTAGAGATGGTGCCAGTGTTTTGCTTTTCACTTACAACTTCTATCACACAATGATCCTCAGGTCCTTTTTGACCGAATTTTCTGAAGAATTGATAGGGCATCCTAATTTCTTGGATAGCATTCTTATCACTATGAAAAAGCATTGTTTTTCATTGCTGAATGGGTTTTTACGACTTCCCGCGTCATTAATCAGAGGTGCGCCAATACTAACGTCAAGCCAATTAGTTTACGCGTGCCTGACACTATGCGATTTTTTGCACTGGTACAATGTGACTGATCGACACCAAATATTGAACTTATGTACAAGAGTGTACTGGCATTTGAATTCCATAGGGGAGAAATCAAATGAAGTCACGGAAAATGTTGGTAAGATCATAATATCAATAGTCACCACCAGTAAAACAAGGGCATCTCAAATCGATTTGCCTTTACTTCAAAAGGGTGTTTTGGATATTCCGGGTACCGAGTCATTGAAGCCACCGTTGCGTAGTGTATGTGATATCACTAGTCTTCCGGCACATGCGAATCTTATGAGGGTAGGCGAGACAACTGTTGACCTAACTACTCTCAATTCTACTGTTGCCGATAGTCAAAAGGAGGATGCTGAACCTAGCTTGCTGAACAACATTAACCGTTTCGATACGTTTGAAGACTTCTTCGAAGAGTTTCTAGACCAACTGAAACCGAACGCAAAGcagatttttgaaaaaccaTCATCATCGGCGATATTTAAGGAGGATAGAAGGTCAGATGTACGTAAATAA
- the FPR2 gene encoding peptidylprolyl isomerase family protein FPR2 (similar to Saccharomyces cerevisiae FPR2 (YDR519W); ancestral locus Anc_1.28) yields the protein MRLSAVLLPAVIGRAFVQALDDVETTVLSGIPEAQCPTKAAIGDLVTVEYVGKLLADNSTFDATKESDGPFKFVIGSSHIIPGMEKGIVGMCIGEKRSMKIPSSMAYGERGFFSVIPPNADLIFDVRLIDAVSSKTD from the coding sequence ATGCGTCTTTCTGCGGTTCTTTTGCCCGCGGTTATTGGTAGAGCCTTTGTTCAGGCCCTAGATGACGTGGAGACTACTGTATTGAGTGGAATTCCGGAGGCTCAGTGCCCTACCAAGGCTGCCATTGGCGACCTGGTCACCGTTGAGTACGTTGGAAAATTGCTGGCGGATAATTCTACGTTTGACGCTACGAAGGAATCTGATGGTCCCTTCAAATTTGTTATCGGCAGTAGTCATATTATTCCTGGTATGGAAAAAGGTATAGTTGGGATGTGTATTGGTGAGAAGCGCAGCATGAAAATTCCAAGTAGTATGGCATATGGTGAAAGAGGATTTTTCTCAGTCATCCCTCCAAATGCTGATCTGATTTTTGATGTTAGATTGATCGATGCTGTCTCCTCCAAGACAGACTGA
- the EUG1 gene encoding protein disulfide isomerase EUG1 (similar to Saccharomyces cerevisiae PDI1 (YCL043C) and EUG1 (YDR518W); ancestral locus Anc_1.31) produces MYIYFSYLYDHVDETYTHSKTSQPPPPPPLPPMLGQFVVLISLLVSWSLGQSVFANEDDPIIERVGASNFAQAITSKDIILAEFTVPWCPHSKIFFPQLYSAAQQLKPHGIDIIQINCEKDEYICTELKINHYPTLKVFKNHRLARTADAEKDKTTEGIVQFMLAQQVSSVQKISTEEQLQDILQTNEENFVVVENAVTGFNKTYTELANEMFNTHVFVSFESKNNETNYDLAIYKPFNTTLNETRGEPIVYTGDLQPIMDSSQEFNSWLRYSVLPYFAEVTQDTFFSYMESKLPLAYYFYINKTDFEKDMPYFEKLGQKYKGQVNFIGLNALLFHNHVKFLNMREQFPLFAIHNMTNNRKYGIKQMPAEEYQNLKQVPFLNLEEVAQLVEDFVQGVADPLVKSEEIPETQEGNVLKVVAKNHDEIVHDANRDVIVRYYASWDVHSKSMEPLYNELADIFAQDESTRDKILFVDVDAGSNDILAFPVTSYPTIAMYPAGSESEPIVQQGPKTGKFLLSFIQNSGAHKLSGQEQYYARHPEEKQQKLPAVNDNGDVIVNADPDLKQEADPVEHDEL; encoded by the coding sequence atgtatatatatttttcctACTTATACGACCATGTCGATGAAACGTACACTCACTCCAAAACAAGccaaccaccaccaccaccaccactaccaccaaTGCTGGGCCAATTCGTTGTGCTCATCTCCCTACTTGTCTCCTGGTCCCTGGGGCAAAGCGTTTTCGCCAACGAGGACGACCCAATCATCGAACGTGTCGGCGCATCGAATTTCGCACAGGCAATCACTTCAAAGGATATTATCCTTGCAGAATTCACCGTTCCATGGTGCCCACactccaagatcttcttcccACAACTGTACTCCGCGGCACAACAGTTGAAACCTCATGGAATCGACATCATCCAGATCAATTGCGAGAAGGATGAGTACATCTGCACGGAATTGAAGATCAACCACTACccgactttgaaagtgtttaaGAACCACAGACTGGCAAGGACCGCAGACGCGGAGAAGGATAAAACGACGGAGGGGATCGTGCAGTTCATGCTTGCACAACAGGTCTCCTCAGTGCAGAAAATCTCCACCGAGGAACAACTACAAGACATCTTGCAAACTAATGAGGAAaacttcgtcgtcgtggAAAACGCAGTGACAGGGTTTAACAAAACTTACACGGAATTGGCCAACGAAATGTTTAACACCCACGTATTTGTGTCCTTTGAgtccaagaacaacgaaACCAACTACGATCTTGCCATTTACAAACCGTTCAACACAACATTGAACGAAACAAGAGGCGAACCCATTGTGTACACTGGTGACTTGCAACCAATCATGGACAGCTCTCAAGAGTTTAACTCCTGGTTGCGGTACTCAGTTCTGCCTTACTTCGCTGAAGTCACACAGGACACTTTTTTCAGTTACATGGAGAGTAAACTCCCACTAGCTTACTACTTCTACATCAACAAGACAGATTTCGAAAAAGATATGCCctactttgaaaagttggGACAGAAGTACAAGGGCCAGGTCAACTTCATCGGACTGAACGCCTTGTTGTTCCACAACCACgtcaagttcttgaacatgAGAGAACAGTTCCCACTGTTTGCCATCCATAACATGACCAACAACAGAAAGTACGGGATCAAGCAGATGCCTGCAGAGGAGTACCAAAATTTGAAGCAGGTGCCCTTTTTGAACTTGGAAGAGGTCGCCCAGCTCGTCGAAGATTTTGTTCAGGGCGTGGCCGACCCTCTTGTCAAATCAGAGGAGATCCCAGAGACCCAGGAGGGAAACGTCTTGAAAGTCGTCGCCAAGAACCACGACGAAATCGTCCACGACGCCAATAGGGACGTCATCGTCAGATACTACGCCTCCTGGGACGTCCACTCCAAAAGCATGGAACCATTGTACAACGAGCTCGCGGACATATTTGCCCAGGACGAAAGCACAAGGGACAAGATCCTCTTCGTGGACGTCGACGCGGGCTCCAACGATATCCTCGCATTCCCAGTGACAAGCTACCCAACCATCGCCATGTACCCAGCAGGTAGCGAGAGTGAACCAATCGTACAGCAGGGACCCAAGACAGGTAAGTTTTTGCTAAGCTTCATCCAAAACAGCGGTGCCCATAAACTCAGCGGACAAGAACAGTACTACGCGAGACACCCTGAAGAGAAACAGCAGAAATTGCCCGCAGTGAACGACAACGGAGACGTGATTGTCAATGCTGATCCGGACCTGAAACAGGAGGCAGACCCCGTCGAACACGATGAATTGTAA
- the GRH1 gene encoding Grh1p (similar to Saccharomyces cerevisiae GRH1 (YDR517W); ancestral locus Anc_1.32) has protein sequence MFRIAKNLVRTLEQSVSESLQWAPQDTVDVFFQAVPPNLLAPQLESLGRGGGGADAQQHVNASLSGLRCVYVDDECRPQCGLHSFFDYIVGVDDDPVPMVGNQHGYLYPDYEQVTALLNGHAAEGTTLKLNVWSAKGGQFRDVYVDLQPRDADSMDDVPVSDDPGVADTRQHATFRPLGVKVQWTPLIAATFTYHILALNIASGPAQLAGLVPDEDYIVGCQDGLLATGGPQLLADIVRSRAGQQLTLYVYNKVSDSTRPVVANIGPDGRLGCNIGYGFLHRIPAVPGSGGATDPTTIAAPPLSEEAFIPSAVAATTTTAPPPSSRKKKLPRDKDSTMLDYFNEGKDPHTHTRAPPADQQPPPPTTST, from the coding sequence ATGTTCAGGATCGCGAAGAACCTCGTCAGGACGCTTGAGCAGAGCGTCTCGGAGTCGCTGCAGTGGGCGCCGCAGGACACGGTCGACGTGTTCTTCCAGGCGGTCCCGCCGAACTTGCTCGCGCCGCAGCTGGAGAGTCTGGGCCGTGGCGGCGGCGGTGCCGACGCGCAGCAGCACGTCAATGCGTCGCTCTCGGGGCTGCGGTGCGTCTacgtcgacgacgagtgTAGGCCGCAGTGCGGCCTACACTCGTTCTTCGACTACATTGTCGGTGTGGACGATGACCCAGTGCCCATGGTCGGGAACCAGCACGGGTACCTGTACCCTGACTACGAGCAGGTCACCGCGTTGCTCAATGGTCACGCCGCGGAGGGGACCACGCTGAAACTGAACGTGTGGTCCGCGAAAGGTGGACAGTTCAGAGACGTCTACGTCGATTTGCAACCTCGCGACGCGGACTCAATGGACGACGTGCCTGTCTCCGATGACCCCGGCGTCGCGGACACCCGGCAGCACGCTACGTTCCGGCCCCTGGGGGTCAAAGTTCAGTGGACTCCGCTCATCGCGGCTACATTCACGTACCATATCCTGGCACTCAACATCGCCTCGGGGCCCGCACAACTCGCTGGCCTGGTCCCTGACGAGGATTACATCGTGGGGTGCCAGGACGGGTTGTTGGCCACAGGTGGGCCTCAGTTGCTGGCGGATATCGTGAGGTCCCGCGCGGGACAACAACTCACTCTGTACGTCTACAACAAAGTCTCAGACTCGACAAGACCAGTGGTCGCCAACATTGGACCAGACGGAAGGCTCGGGTGCAATATTGGGTACGGGTTCCTCCACAGAATCCCAGCGGTGCCGGGATCGGGCGGGGCGACGGACCCCACCACAATTGCGGCACCCCCGCTTTCAGAAGAGGCATTCATCCCAAGCGCAGTCGCAGCTACCACTACCACGGCGCCACCACCTTCATCAcgcaagaagaaactgccaAGGGACAAAGACAGCACGATGCTGGATTACTTCAACGAGGGCAAGGACCCGCACACGCACACTCGCGCTCCGCCAGCGGACCAACAACCGCCGCCACCAACAACGTCAACCTAG
- the EMI2 gene encoding putative glucokinase (similar to Saccharomyces cerevisiae GLK1 (YCL040W) and EMI2 (YDR516C); ancestral locus Anc_1.33), with protein MSFSELHKETETQLLSEVDKICEGFVVGPEKLAELTSYFIEQMEAGLKAGDSELGLPMIPSYVTGKPDGTEQGVLLAADLGGSNFRVCSVTLNGDHTFKMEQLKTRIPQELLEEQGVTSDDLFGYLARRTKAFLTRNHPELLRPDSNGALQPLKMGFTFSYPIAQTSLNSGTLIRWTKGFSIKDTVGKDVVELFQEQLKNYGLDMINIVALTNDTIGTFLTHCYTSGTALQAGSGEISEPVIGCIFGTGTNGCYMEKLDNIEKLPAKLKASLKKEGKDEMCINTEWGSFDNELKHLPTTCYDTDIDQKFSPNPGFHLFEKRVSGMYLGEILRNVLVDLHSRKLLLQQYRTHDQLPHRLKTPFELSSEVLARIEIDDSTTLREIELSFLQSLRLPTTYPERKAIQALVRAITRRSAYLASVPIAAILKKTGALEKRYHGEVEIGCDGSVVEYYPGFRSMLRHALALSPLGPEGERKIHLRISKDGSGVGAALCALVA; from the coding sequence ATGTCTTTCAGTGAATTGCACAAGGAGACCGAGACGCAGCTTCTGTCCGAGGTGGACAAGATCTGCGAGGGGTTCGTCGTGGGCCCCGAGAAGCTCGCGGAACTGACTTCGTACTTCATCGAGCAGATGGAGGCAGGGTTGAAAGCAGGGGACTCGGAGCTCGGGCTGCCCATGATCCCCTCTTATGTCACGGGGAAGCCAGACGGTACCGAACAAGGTGTCCTGCTCGCTGCTGATTTGGGCGGGTCCAATTTCAGAGTGTGTTCTGTCACGCTGAACGGGGACCACACGTTCAAGATGGAGCAGTTGAAGACCAGGATCCCGCAGGAACTGCTGGAGGAGCAGGGGGTCACCTCCGATGACCTGTTTGGGTACCTGGCCCGGAGAACGAAGGCGTTCTTGACAAGAAACCACCCGGAGCTGCTGAGACCGGACTCGAACGGCGCGTTGCAGCCTTTGAAGATGGGGTTTACGTTTTCGTACCCGATCGCTCAAACCTCGCTGAACAGCGGGACTTTGATCCGCTGGACCAAGGGGTTCTCCATCAAGGATACCGTCGGGAAAGATGTCGTCGAGCTTTTCCAAGAGCAACTCAAGAACTACGGCCTGGACATGATCAATATCGTCGCGTTGACCAACGACACGATCGGCACCTTCTTGACGCACTGCTACACCTCGGGGACCGCGCTACAGGCAGGCAGTGGTGAAATCTCAGAACCGGTCATTGGTTGTATCTTCGGTACGGGGACCAACGGGTGCTACatggagaaactggacaaTATCGAGAAATTACCTGCCAAATTGAAGGCAAgcttgaagaaggagggGAAGGACGAAATGTGTATTAACACAGAATGGGGGTCCTTCGATAACGAGTTGAAACACTTACCAACCACCTGCTACGACACAGACATCGACCAGAAATTCTCTCCCAACCCTGGGTTCCACCTGTTCGAGAAACGTGTCTCCGGGATGTACTTGGGGGAAATCCTACGTAACGTGTTGGTCGACTTGCACTCCCGGAAACTGCTTCTACAACAGTACCGCACGCACGACCAGTTGCCCCACAGACTCAAGACCCCCTTTGAATTGTCCTCGGAGGTCCTTGCAAGAATTGAAATCGATGACTCAACAACTCTAAGGGAAATCGAACTCTCGTTCTTGCAATCCCTGAGACTACCGACGACGTACCCAGAACGGAAGGCCATTCAAGCGTTAGTCCGTGCGATCACAAGAAGGTCCGCGTACTTGGCCTCGGTGCCCATCGCAGccatcttgaagaagacagGCGCCCTAGAGAAGAGGTACCACGGAGAAGTCGAGATCGGATGCGACGGGTCAGTGGTAGAGTACTACCCTGGGTTCAGATCCATGCTGAGACACGCGCTCGCATTGTCACCCTTGGGGCCAGAAGGTGAAAGAAAGATCCACTTGAGAATCTCAAAGGACGGGTCCGGTGTCGGTGCCGCCCTGTGTGCCCTGGTCGCTTGA
- the KNAG0F00240 gene encoding uncharacterized protein (similar to Saccharomyces cerevisiae GFD2 (YCL036W) and YDR514C; ancestral locus Anc_1.37): MLRTQMGRVGNNGFAPKNFARRVNQNYHAPQQQQQYKNRGGRPQRPAGKSLYVRNMPEGVRHGVNQFKQALAGLTIDQKQNWIAGTHRFKRLALVGNIPESHRTAISRVVVSEERTAFIDSYLEHMATEWNRVSEQANEALLQSTEYFARQWDQQHPHERCPENLKLLLDPGYLTGTHSKEFISCWNATKGAVLPKMFNPPGSNNFQDLKNAIKLFSSNRTICLSFDIEAYERDNDVITEIGIAVYDPRENQWGVTPTIRNWHLIIAEAVDLNNGNWVLDMKECFIHGESLVMPLQECVNFMQAIINYYMITPPPYLQSDPRDHWDRAFIGHSVEGDFKWLKKLKIQIPETRPLNHLGRSISPYIIDTHKIFHMSYGKENGSLGKVLRLFQLPHAFLHNAGNDAHYTLKLMMHLCDANSRLHNDLDNIASIQKRILDLKQRSNTEGKIVPMSYPLTVRGAGGPNMRGKKKDLVPQTEFGGCTWFDNAQDAFGSTVAVERDMHLDSETRS; the protein is encoded by the coding sequence ATGCTAAGGACACAAATGGGGAGAGTTGGGAACAATGGCTTTGCACCGAAGAACTTCGCCCGCAGGGTTAACCAGAACTACCATGCcccacaacaacaacaacagtacaAAAACCGCGGGGGGAGACCCCAGAGACCAGCCGGTAAGAGTCTGTACGTGCGGAACATGCCCGAAGGTGTCAGGCATGGTGTGAACCAGTTCAAGCAGGCGCTCGCGGGACTCACAATTGACCAGAAGCAAAACTGGATCGCGGGTACGCACCGGTTTAAAAGGTTAGCACTCGTCGGGAACATCCCTGAATCACACAGGACGGCAATATCAAGAGTCGTTGTGTCAGAGGAGAGGACCGCGTTCATCGATTCATACTTGGAACATATGGCCACAGAATGGAACCGCGTCAGCGAACAAGCAAACGAGGCTCTCTTGCAATCCACCGAATACTTCGCAAGACAGTGGGATCAGCAACACCCGCACGAACGGTGCCCAGAAAACCTCAAATTGCTTCTCGACCCAGGGTACCTCACGGGGACACACAGCAAAGAATTTATCTCTTGTTGGAATGCCACTAAAGGGGCAGTGTTGCCCAAAATGTTCAACCCGCCAGGGTCCAACAACTTCCAagacttgaagaacgcaATCAAGTTATTCTCTTCAAACCGTACCATCTGCCTCTCCTTCGACATAGAGGCGTACGAGAGGGATAACGATGTCATCACAGAGATCGGGATCGCCGTGTACGACCCGAGAGAGAACCAGTGGGGGGTCACCCCCACGATAAGGAACTGGCATCTGATCATCGCGGAGGCAGTGGACTTGAACAACGGGAACTGGGTCCTCGATATGAAGGAATGTTTCATACACGGCGAGAGTCTCGTTATGCCCCTCCAAGAGTGTGTCAACTTCATGCAGGCAATCATAAACTATTACATGATTACACCTCCACCTTACCTCCAAAGCGACCCTCGTGATCACTGGGACAGAGCCTTCATTGGGCACAGCGTCGAAGGTGATTTCAAGTGGTtaaagaaattgaagataCAAATCCCAGAGACAAGACCACTTAACCATTTGGGCAGGTCCATTAGTCCCTACATCATCGACACGCACAAAATATTCCACATGTCCTATGGGAAGGAGAATGGCAGTCTTGGGAAAGTTCTACGGCTGTTCCAATTACCACACGCGTTTTTACATAACGCGGGGAACGACGCACATTACACGTTGAAACTGATGATGCACCTTTGTGATGCTAATTCGAGATTACACAACGATTTGGATAACATTGCATCCATTCAGAAACGGATCTTAGACTTGAAACAGAGATCGAATACGGAGGGCAAGATTGTCCCAATGTCGTACCCACTCACTGTGAGAGGCGCTGGCGGTCCTAACATGAGGggtaagaagaaggacCTCGTACCTCAAACAGAGTTCGGTGGGTGTACCTGGTTTGACAACGCCCAGGACGCATTC